The nucleotide sequence CCGCATACTCAACATGGACAACGACGATGCGCCCAAGTGTCTGTCCTTCAATGAGGCGGGTGAGATCGAGGGCCTGAACGGAGAGCTCTTCCTGGGCATCGAGGCGTTCGAGAAGCAGCATGAAGCTGTGGCCACCGAGCCGGAACCACAACCGCCCACTCCAGCCACTGTGGAAATGACCCAAACGCCTACGCCGACACCAACGCCTgaaaaggaaatggaaaaatccGTCGTAGTCGAGGAGACGCCCAAGGATTTGAGCTACAAGAAACGCGAGGAGGTCTGCCCACCATCAGAATCGCGTAGTCAATGTGCGGTGACCTCAAGTTCGGATATACTCAAGTCACCGGAGCGGGAACTCCAGCTGCCGGCCAACTCCATACCTGCTGAGGTGGAGACGACGTCGGAAACCATTAAAAATCTCATCCTGGAGCAGTTCCTCAAGCTTAACAACAATCCCCAACAGGCAGAGCCCATGGATCTGGGCAAAGCTGGCCGCGATGGCAAACTCGAAACGGTCGTTatcgacgacgaggaggaggaggattcCAGCCAGCCGCTGAAGAAGCGACCCAAGGCCAGCATTAAGATGGACAAGGATCCGGATCCACTTACCCAACTGAAAATGCTGATCAGCAATCCGCAGTGGAAGGTCCCAGACCCCATACTCGTGCCAAAGGATCGCCTCGGAGCAGTTTTAGCCTCACCGGCCCGAGAGATTCCATTGCTGCTGACAACCAGGCCGGAGTTGCGTCTTCCCGAGGCCTTTGCCTATCCGGAGATCATCCAGAATCCGAACATTCTGGTAGTGACCATGGAGCAGTTGGAGGCCATCCTCAAAACGGAATCGGAGCATGCGGCCAAGGTGACAAAAGACCCGGATCCAGTGATCGTGGTGCCAAGCAAAGCGAGAAGTCCCAGTCCCAAGCAGATACAACCCAAACCTGTGCCTGTTCAACCCAAACCGCCTGCAGTTGCCCCAGTGGCACCAACACCACCATCTCCGGCAGATTCCAGTCTCTCCACGGATCTGAATGCAACCACACTGGCGCTACTCCAACAGATGCTGTGGCTACCATATTTTGGCCAGTTGTCGCAGGAGTTCTTCAAAACGATCAAAGATCCGCTGGGACTACAAAGAAAGTTTATGAGCAATCTCCTGCCGCTGTACAACAACCAATTTGGATTGCAGCATCTGGACGAGCTGTACAAGCATTGTATGAAACAAAAGTCGACGGAAGAGCAGCCACAGCCCAAGGTTACCACTCCCGTGCCGCCTCCTGCAGCAGCTCCGCCTCCACCTCTTCCTCAAAGTACAGCCAGCGGACCAAATTCCTTTAATGGCTTCACCAATCCCGTAGAGCTGGCTCTCATGCAAAAGCTGCTGCAGCCGCAATTGCCACAGTTCCTCAACTGGGAGGCGGCCAAGGAGGCATCATCCACATCATCGGCAGCTGCCACCtcaaatcatcatcatcatcaggaGCACAAGCGACCCAGAAGGGATACAGAAACGGAGTCCATTAGCAATTTCACCAAATCCAAGCCTTCATCCGGTGCTCCAACTACAACAGCTGCTCCACCACCAGCCGCCGCTGCGCCTGTGCCGGTGGCCACCGCTGCGCCTCCGGCACCAGCTCCTGCGGAGCACAAACCCAGACTGACCATTAAATCCCTCTCGAATCTGCTGGAACCGGAGGCTAACGTGGTTCCACTTCTCAATGTGCCCTTTGACGGAATGCGAGGGCGTCCCTCCATGCACAAGGCCGTTCCAGATCAGGCCAAGGGTGACGCAGGTACGGGACGCACACTACGCTCCAGTAAAGCCTGCGTCACCTATAATCCCCTCGAGCAGGCCAAGCAGCAAATGCACCCAGCCGCCGCCGCACAGCAGCAGCGCAAGCGGGGCAATATGCTCGCCCAGGacgtgcagcagcaacagcaccagcaaAATCTTGCAGATGCGGCGGCAGCAGCCGGCATGGATGCCAACTCGGCACTGTGGCATCCTCTCTTCGGAAGGTGAGTGATGTTCCTAACCTAATCATCTTTCCCATCTGTTCAAATTAATCCACATCCGTTCCCTTTCAGCAATCCCAAACAAGGCTACAATAGTCCATGGCAGTGGACCACGGTGACGGCATCAGGTGAATGACAGTCAAGCCGGGCTCAAAAGGAGCCAGCACCTGGATCGGGAACAAGGACGGCCAGCTATGaggagcagcatcagcagcaggacTACAGCAACTATCACGCCTCGGccaagcaacagcagcaacagcaaccacaacTTCCAGCAGCCAACAATCAAAACCACAGCAACAATAGTAGCAATAAATTTTGTTATCCAACGGCAGCGGCCATGGAGAATATGTTCCAGAACAATCAGATGGCGGCCGCTGCCGCCGCACGCGAATCCCTGCTGAATTCATATCTTTATCAAAAGGATAGCGATGCCGGCAATTATATGGCGGAGCAGAGCTACTGgcaacagcaccagcaacatcaccaccaacagcagcagcagcagcagcatcaacaacaacagcagcagcaacatcaacagcagcaacatcagcagcagcagcaacaccaacaacagcaacaccaacagcagcaacagcaacagaagcagctccagcagcagcagcagcagcatcaatgGAGCGccaacaacggcagcagcaaccaaAGGAGCAACAATTATGCCAACAACTATGCGGCGGCAGCCGCTGCCTCCATGTACATGCAACACTTCAATCCCTACATGCAACAGAAGGCGGCGCTGCTGGCGGAGAAGGCTGCCcaagcggcggcggcggctgcagCGGTCCAGAGCAGTAACGGTAGCAATAAGCACGGACGCTTCGGCGGTGACTACGGCTAGGAGTCGTCCGGTGGGTTCACGGTTCAGCTAACCGAAGCGCAAGACACTTTAgcgcataaacataaacatatagGCATATGTAACACTTGCGTGtaataataactatatatTTAGAGGCATCGTATAGGCCGTTTTACCGCCAGGAATTGGTAAAGGATAAACCATGATTTTCCTTTAGTTTAATACACaggaacagcaacaacaaggtaACCGGAACGCAAACAacaataatttataaacaacaaacaaggTGGTAAACACAAGCAGAGAGcagtaaacataaaaaaaaacttaaattgaaTTAGTAAAAATTTGTTATTGGTAGTTTGttaacaaaaaagaaaaacacaaaaaatatgaaaagaaaacaaagaggaaaaaacaaaaaaaaaacacgacaagtaaacaaaaaataatgtaGAGCGCGAAAGCGgaaggcaaaagcaaaaaaaaacctaattattgtattattgTTAACCAaaatctattattattattattatctcaAGCTGcgttatattattattattattattaactcGTGTGTCTGTATATAGCGTTTTTATCTAGATGTATTACACTTAGTGATCCCCCCACAACCCGATTCCCATCCCTGGAAACCCACATCCGACTATCCTCCAAAAATGCCAGGACAATCCTTGGACCCTTCACCTTCACCTATGACCTCGCCAAAAatcaaacgaaaacaaagcgCAGCGCTAAAAGgcaaacaaccgattttgtatCCATTCCGAAAtgtgtttctttttgtttttactagTTATTACGCTGATTATTTATGAAATCATCATCCCTAACATGTGCAATCTAACACTTATGTtctagatacaaaaaaaaaaaacaaaaaaaccaaacaaacacaagAATCACAAAACTTATTAACGCGAAAAtggcaaagcaaaagcatgaacatgaaaatggaaaaataaagagAACCCTTTTAGAGAATTTCGCTGATAAAGGCAACAGAATAGCAAATCGCCACCGAGACTTTTAATTCAGCGGGTTTGGTTGGATCATCCAAATATGATGATTATGATGCAGATGATGCACTTGCA is from Drosophila melanogaster chromosome 3L and encodes:
- the CG16711 gene encoding uncharacterized protein, isoform B; this translates as MPRNTCRPSECAAASQDEPEASANNNNNHSNNNNNNEGIIKQELEAAPPVCHRKSERRRVARDIFLVFEEQTTRRRGKGARGKATRAKQKFGHLKVANTPRINKNVLRDIKTEPKCSSEAVVPAAAPAITPIPALNPPIPPQIAALNPPLPEEPTLAKSLPRTAAVKLETKTHVTSTATASNVAAPKRISPKPKAPSVQEKEKEVVSAVTPASLPIPKPAAAPATSPTTPSVNPIFLWVKQDDTRIVEVRCEDYDKRNRIRLTKTTNGWRSMPRTDASSTRIVKFFHGSAAPLMKVKREQHLQRLEEEEQQHQEQELQQAEDHEREQEQSEQQMPSIGQTLLQDWDDSATQLPDEIEEQEEEEEGQESDAAQQQNGHLATVLEDVVVMPPAKEPEMAPTPCFDGLLDSEETNASTKATKTNTPTYQSSTPSPLQMQLCPKTGLFLPKGDLALVQLPEEDVLPEEAEDKPLGGNDAVECFDANTKNLKDLLDDADDLLQNCSSENGSSGADLLDSLVKRSCEDNLVQETRPGNGTNPPNSSASGDGLSSFCVPDLDKDLPRILNMDNDDAPKCLSFNEAGEIEGLNGELFLGIEAFEKQHEAVATEPEPQPPTPATVEMTQTPTPTPTPEKEMEKSVVVEETPKDLSYKKREEVCPPSESRSQCAVTSSSDILKSPERELQLPANSIPAEVETTSETIKNLILEQFLKLNNNPQQAEPMDLGKAGRDGKLETVVIDDEEEEDSSQPLKKRPKASIKMDKDPDPLTQLKMLISNPQWKVPDPILVPKDRLGAVLASPAREIPLLLTTRPELRLPEAFAYPEIIQNPNILVVTMEQLEAILKTESEHAAKVTKDPDPVIVVPSKARSPSPKQIQPKPVPVQPKPPAVAPVAPTPPSPADSSLSTDLNATTLALLQQMLWLPYFGQLSQEFFKTIKDPLGLQRKFMSNLLPLYNNQFGLQHLDELYKHCMKQKSTEEQPQPKVTTPVPPPAAAPPPPLPQSTASGPNSFNGFTNPVELALMQKLLQPQLPQFLNWEAAKEASSTSSAAATSNHHHHQEHKRPRRDTETESISNFTKSKPSSGAPTTTAAPPPAAAAPVPVATAAPPAPAPAEHKPRLTIKSLSNLLEPEANVVPLLNVPFDGMRGRPSMHKAVPDQAKGDAGTGRTLRSSKACVTYNPLEQAKQQMHPAAAAQQQRKRGNMLAQDVQQQQHQQNLADAAAAAGMDANSALWHPLFGSNPKQGYNSPWQWTTVTASGE
- the CG16711 gene encoding uncharacterized protein, isoform C, with amino-acid sequence MPRNTCRPSECAAASQDEPEASANNNNNHSNNNNNNEGIIKQELEAAPPVCHRKSERRRVARDIFLVFEEQTTRRRGKGARGKATRAKQKFGHLKVANTPRINKNVLRDIKTEPKCSSEAVVPAAAPAITPIPALNPPIPPQIAALNPPLPEEPTLAKSLPRTAAVKLETKTHVTSTATASNVAAPKRISPKPKAPSVQEKEKEVVSAVTPASLPIPKPAAAPATSPTTPSVNPIFLWVKQDDTRIVEVRCEDYDKRNRIRLTKTTNGWRSMPRTDASSTRIVKFFHGSAAPLMKVKREQHLQRLEEEEQQHQEQELQQAEDHEREQEQSEQQMPSIGQTLLQDWDDSATQLPDEIEEQEEEEEGQESDAAQQQNGHLATVLEDVVVMPPAKEPEMAPTPCFDGLLDSEETNASTKATKTNTPTYQSSTPSPLQMQLCPKTGLFLPKGDLALVQLPEEDVLPEEAEDKPLGGNDAVECFDANTKNLKDLLDDADDLLQNCSSENGSSGADLLDSLVKRSCEDNLVQETRPGNGTNPPNSSASGDGLSSFCVPDLDKDLPRILNMDNDDAPKCLSFNEAGEIEGLNGELFLGIEAFEKQHEAVATEPEPQPPTPATVEMTQTPTPTPTPEKEMEKSVVVEETPKDLSYKKREEVCPPSESRSQCAVTSSSDILKSPERELQLPANSIPAEVETTSETIKNLILEQFLKLNNNPQQAEPMDLGKAGRDGKLETVVIDDEEEEDSSQPLKKRPKASIKMDKDPDPLTQLKMLISNPQWKVPDPILVPKDRLGAVLASPAREIPLLLTTRPELRLPEAFAYPEIIQNPNILVVTMEQLEAILKTESEHAAKVTKDPDPVIVVPSKARSPSPKQIQPKPVPVQPKPPAVAPVAPTPPSPADSSLSTDLNATTLALLQQMLWLPYFGQLSQEFFKTIKDPLGLQRKFMSNLLPLYNNQFGLQHLDELYKHCMKQKSTEEQPQPKVTTPVPPPAAAPPPPLPQSTASGPNSFNGFTNPVELALMQKLLQPQLPQFLNWEAAKEASSTSSAAATSNHHHHQEHKRPRRDTETESISNFTKSKPSSGAPTTTAAPPPAAAAPVPVATAAPPAPAPAEHKPRLTIKSLSNLLEPEANVVPLLNVPFDGMRGRPSMHKAVPDQAKGDAGTGRTLRSSKACVTYNPLEQAKQQMHPAAAAQQQRKRGNMLAQDVQQQQHQQNLADAAAAAGMDANSALWHPLFGSNPKQGYNSPWQWTTVTASGEXQSSRAQKEPAPGSGTRTASYEEQHQQQDYSNYHASAKQQQQQQPQLPAANNQNHSNNSSNKFCYPTAAAMENMFQNNQMAAAAAARESLLNSYLYQKDSDAGNYMAEQSYWQQHQQHHHQQQQQQQHQQQQQQQHQQQQHQQQQQHQQQQHQQQQQQQKQLQQQQQQHQWSANNGSSNQRSNNYANNYAAAAAASMYMQHFNPYMQQKAALLAEKAAQAAAAAAAVQSSNGSNKHGRFGGDYG